In the Brassica napus cultivar Da-Ae chromosome A7, Da-Ae, whole genome shotgun sequence genome, one interval contains:
- the LOC106356658 gene encoding transcription factor PRE1, whose translation MSNRRSRQSSSAPRISDDQIIDLVTKLRQILPEIGQRRRSDKVSASKVLQETCNYIRNLNREVDNLSERLAQLLESVDEDSPQAAVIRSLLM comes from the exons ATGTCAAACAGAAGATCAAGGCAGTCTTCAAGTGCTCCCAGGATCTCCGATGATCAAATCATCGACCTTGTAACTAAGCTCCGTCAGATTTTGCCGGAGATTGGCCAACGTCGTCGTTCCGATAAG gtGTCAGCCTCCAAAGTTTTGCAAGAGACATGCAACTACATACGAAACTTGAACAGAGAAGTTGACAACCTCAGCGAGCGTTTGGCTCAGCTTCTCGAATCTGTCGATGAAGATAGCCCTCAAGCGGCCGTCATTAGAAGTCTACTCATGTAA